One stretch of Amycolatopsis tolypomycina DNA includes these proteins:
- a CDS encoding NAD(P)(+) transhydrogenase (Re/Si-specific) subunit beta: protein MTDFIAILYIIAFALFIYGLMGLTGPRTAVRGNWIAAVGMGIAVVATLLTPGMGNWVLIALGVGIGVVVGVPSARKVKMTAMPQMVALFNGVGGGAVALIAWVEFNSTDGYAHEPAYIAIASLFAAIIGSISFWGSNVAFGKLQELISGRPITLGKLQQPVNALLLLIAVACAVAIIAGGDSWLLIVGLLVASGILGLTVVLPIGGADMPVVISLLNAFTGLSAAAMGLALDNTALIVAGMIVGASGSILTNLMAKAMNRSIPAIVAGGFGGGPAVAAGDGTKEARPVRSTSAADTAIQMAYASKVVVVPGYGMAVAQAQHTVREMAKLLEKKGITVAYAIHPVAGRMPGHMNVLLAEADVPYEQLKEMDEINSEFAQTDVALVIGANDVTNPAAQTDPSSPIYGMPILKVNESRSVIVLKRGMSSGFAGIDNDLFYDPKTSMLFGDAKSSVGEIVEELKAL, encoded by the coding sequence GTGACGGACTTCATCGCGATCCTCTACATCATCGCGTTCGCCCTCTTCATCTACGGCCTGATGGGCCTCACCGGCCCGCGCACCGCCGTCCGCGGCAACTGGATCGCCGCGGTCGGCATGGGCATCGCCGTCGTCGCGACCCTGCTCACCCCCGGGATGGGCAACTGGGTGCTCATCGCCCTCGGCGTCGGGATCGGCGTGGTCGTCGGCGTGCCGTCGGCGCGCAAGGTCAAGATGACCGCGATGCCGCAGATGGTGGCCCTGTTCAACGGCGTCGGCGGTGGCGCGGTCGCGCTGATCGCGTGGGTCGAGTTCAACTCCACCGACGGCTACGCGCACGAACCGGCGTACATCGCGATCGCGTCGCTGTTCGCGGCGATCATCGGATCGATCTCCTTCTGGGGCTCGAACGTCGCCTTCGGCAAGCTGCAGGAGCTGATCAGCGGGCGCCCGATCACGCTGGGCAAGCTCCAGCAGCCGGTCAACGCGCTGCTCCTGCTGATCGCGGTGGCCTGCGCGGTGGCGATCATCGCCGGCGGCGACTCGTGGCTGCTGATCGTCGGGCTGCTCGTCGCGTCCGGCATCCTCGGCCTCACCGTCGTGCTGCCGATCGGCGGCGCGGACATGCCGGTGGTCATCTCGCTGCTCAACGCCTTCACCGGCCTCTCGGCCGCGGCGATGGGCCTGGCGCTGGACAACACGGCGCTGATCGTGGCCGGCATGATCGTCGGCGCGTCCGGTTCGATCCTGACCAACCTGATGGCCAAGGCGATGAACCGGTCCATCCCGGCGATCGTCGCGGGCGGCTTCGGCGGCGGTCCGGCGGTCGCGGCCGGCGACGGGACGAAGGAAGCCCGGCCGGTGCGGTCGACGAGCGCGGCCGACACCGCGATCCAGATGGCGTACGCGAGCAAGGTCGTGGTCGTGCCGGGGTACGGCATGGCCGTGGCGCAGGCCCAGCACACCGTCCGCGAGATGGCGAAGCTGCTGGAGAAGAAGGGCATCACGGTCGCCTACGCGATCCACCCGGTGGCCGGCCGGATGCCGGGGCACATGAACGTGCTGCTCGCCGAGGCCGACGTGCCGTACGAGCAGCTCAAGGAGATGGACGAGATCAACTCCGAGTTCGCCCAGACCGACGTCGCGCTGGTGATCGGCGCGAACGACGTCACGAACCCGGCCGCGCAGACCGACCCGAGCTCGCCGATCTACGGGATGCCGATCCTCAAGGTCAACGAGAGCCGGTCCGTGATCGTCTTGAAACGCGGGATGAGCTCCGGGTTCGCCGGCATCGACAACGACCTGTTCTACGATCCGAAGACCAGCATGCTCTTCGGGGACGCCAAGTCGTCGGTGGGCGAGATCGTGGAGGAACTCAAGGCGCTATGA
- a CDS encoding lipoate--protein ligase family protein: protein MTTGSDVRAAFTDPAENLAFDEALLRVAPESPVLWLWRNPVCVVVGRGQRIAREVRVAECERDGVPVLRRASGGGTVFHDPGNLNVTLVLPGPADRPLEALGQVMSAAVDQLGLVPRIGDRGLFVGEAKLCGFAVFRTKTGLLAHSTLLVETSAGLVGRYLTGAPPDPRPLDSHRSPVASLAEHGLRPGFPAVEAAVRAAASQLLGTFVPRPPSAAELARQRALLHTRYHYPSWHADGAQRAA, encoded by the coding sequence ATGACGACCGGGTCGGATGTTCGTGCGGCGTTCACGGATCCGGCCGAGAATCTCGCGTTCGACGAAGCGCTCCTCCGGGTTGCGCCCGAGTCACCGGTGCTGTGGCTCTGGCGCAACCCGGTCTGCGTCGTGGTCGGGCGCGGGCAGCGGATCGCGCGCGAAGTGCGTGTCGCGGAATGCGAGCGCGACGGCGTCCCGGTGCTGCGGCGGGCCAGCGGCGGCGGCACGGTGTTCCACGACCCCGGCAACCTGAACGTCACCCTGGTCCTGCCCGGCCCGGCCGACCGGCCACTGGAAGCACTCGGCCAGGTGATGAGCGCCGCCGTCGACCAGCTCGGGCTGGTGCCGCGGATCGGCGACCGCGGGCTGTTCGTCGGTGAGGCGAAGCTGTGCGGGTTCGCCGTGTTCCGCACGAAGACCGGCCTGCTCGCGCACTCGACGCTGCTGGTCGAGACGTCGGCCGGGCTCGTCGGCCGCTACCTGACCGGCGCGCCGCCGGACCCGCGGCCGCTCGACTCGCACCGCAGCCCGGTGGCGTCGCTGGCCGAGCACGGCCTGCGGCCCGGGTTCCCGGCGGTCGAGGCGGCCGTGCGCGCGGCGGCGTCACAGCTGCTCGGGACGTTCGTGCCCCGCCCGCCGTCGGCGGCCGAGCTGGCGCGGCAGCGGGCGTTGCTGCACACCCGCTACCACTACCCGTCCTGGCACGCCGACGGCGCCCAGCGCGCGGCCTGA
- a CDS encoding Lsr2 dimerization domain-containing protein produces the protein MARNTAVQVLDDLTGEPAAETVGFGLDGIDYDIDLSSANAEALRGFLQRYADAGRRTGGRKNRPRIVPGAEKTPPKQAARTATPAKPAPAKTAPVKVQATTPVKPARAKAEPARTKKAAEPKPITRAAARKVPTVTFSAAE, from the coding sequence GTGGCCAGGAACACGGCTGTGCAGGTGCTGGATGATCTGACCGGCGAGCCCGCGGCGGAGACCGTCGGCTTCGGCCTGGACGGCATCGACTACGACATCGACCTCTCCTCCGCCAACGCCGAGGCGTTGCGCGGGTTCCTGCAGCGGTACGCCGACGCCGGTCGCCGCACCGGCGGCCGCAAGAACCGGCCGCGGATCGTCCCCGGCGCCGAGAAGACCCCGCCGAAGCAGGCCGCCAGAACGGCCACGCCCGCGAAGCCCGCCCCAGCGAAGACTGCCCCGGTGAAGGTGCAGGCCACCACCCCGGTCAAGCCGGCCCGCGCGAAGGCCGAGCCCGCGCGCACCAAGAAGGCCGCGGAGCCGAAGCCCATCACCCGCGCGGCCGCCCGCAAGGTGCCGACCGTCACGTTCTCGGCGGCCGAGTAA
- a CDS encoding dihydrolipoyl dehydrogenase family protein: MSGQTFDVVVIGAGPVGEVAAERAARGGLKVALVEHERFGGECSYWACIPSKALLRPGNLLAAAKRVPGVPVGDRVDPAAVFARRDWFTGKGDDSGQVDWARGAGIEPIRGHGEITGEREVTVGGDRVLTARHAVIVCTGSVPSTPPIPGLDTIRPWGSREATSASSVPGRLGVLGGGVVGVEMAQAFASLGSEVHLVISGPRPLPRNASFAGDLVLAGLREAGVQVHTDSGVSAVAAGDSGTTLTLKDGSTLVVDEFLVATGRRPATAGLERFGIEPGQPLETDDTGRVSAVDGGWLFAAGDVTGRAPLTHQGKYGARAAGDTVAALAAGTFSEASPWSRFTATADHHAVPQVVFTDPEVAAVGLADARPGSADRVVDIDIAVAGSSLHADGYTGKARMVVDTERNVLLGVTFVGQDVSELLHSATIAIVGEVPLDRLWHAVPSFPTISEVWLRLLEAYGL, from the coding sequence ATGTCTGGACAGACTTTTGACGTAGTGGTGATCGGCGCGGGTCCGGTCGGGGAGGTGGCCGCCGAACGGGCGGCCCGCGGAGGCCTGAAGGTCGCCCTCGTCGAGCACGAACGCTTCGGCGGCGAGTGCTCCTACTGGGCCTGCATCCCGAGCAAGGCCTTGCTGCGGCCGGGAAATCTCCTCGCCGCCGCCAAGCGGGTGCCCGGCGTGCCGGTCGGCGACCGGGTCGACCCGGCGGCGGTGTTCGCGCGCCGTGACTGGTTCACCGGCAAGGGTGACGACTCGGGACAGGTCGACTGGGCCCGCGGCGCGGGCATCGAGCCGATCCGCGGGCACGGGGAGATCACCGGTGAGCGGGAGGTGACCGTCGGCGGCGACCGCGTGCTGACCGCCCGGCACGCGGTGATCGTCTGCACCGGCAGCGTCCCGAGCACGCCGCCGATCCCCGGGCTCGACACGATCCGGCCGTGGGGCTCGCGGGAAGCGACGTCGGCGTCGTCGGTGCCCGGGCGCCTCGGCGTCCTCGGCGGCGGCGTGGTCGGCGTCGAGATGGCGCAGGCGTTCGCGTCGCTCGGCTCGGAGGTCCACCTGGTGATCAGCGGCCCGCGTCCGCTGCCGCGCAACGCGTCGTTCGCGGGCGACCTCGTGCTGGCGGGCTTGCGCGAAGCCGGCGTCCAGGTGCACACGGATTCGGGTGTTTCCGCGGTCGCCGCCGGCGACTCGGGGACGACGTTGACGCTGAAGGACGGCTCGACGCTGGTCGTCGACGAGTTCCTGGTGGCGACCGGCCGCCGTCCCGCGACCGCCGGGCTCGAGCGCTTCGGCATCGAGCCCGGGCAGCCGCTGGAGACCGACGACACCGGCCGCGTGTCCGCAGTGGACGGTGGCTGGCTGTTCGCGGCCGGCGACGTCACCGGCCGGGCGCCGCTCACCCACCAGGGCAAGTACGGCGCCCGCGCGGCGGGCGACACGGTGGCGGCGCTGGCCGCGGGGACTTTCTCGGAGGCTTCGCCGTGGAGCCGTTTCACCGCGACGGCCGACCACCACGCGGTGCCGCAGGTGGTGTTCACCGACCCGGAGGTGGCGGCGGTCGGCTTGGCGGACGCGCGGCCGGGCTCGGCGGACCGCGTCGTCGACATCGACATCGCGGTGGCGGGTTCGTCGCTGCACGCGGACGGCTACACGGGCAAGGCCCGGATGGTCGTCGACACGGAACGGAACGTGCTCCTGGGCGTGACGTTCGTCGGCCAGGACGTCTCGGAGCTGCTGCATTCGGCGACGATCGCGATCGTGGGTGAGGTGCCGCTGGACCGGCTGTGGCACGCGGTGCCGTCGTTCCCGACGATCAGCGAGGTGTGGCTGCGGCTGCTGGAGGCGTACGGGCTCTGA
- a CDS encoding DUF3145 domain-containing protein, with amino-acid sequence MSTRGSTRGVVYVHSSPSAVCPHVEWAISGTLGARVDLKWTAQPASPGQLRAECGWRAPAGTGAKLAAALKAWPMLRFEVTEEPSAGVDGERFCFAPGLGLWHGRTSANGDIVVGEDQLRALVTMTRGGESLAHKLDELLAASWDEALEPFRHAGDGAPVTWLHQVG; translated from the coding sequence GTGAGCACCCGTGGCAGCACCCGAGGTGTGGTGTACGTCCACTCGTCGCCGTCTGCGGTGTGTCCGCACGTCGAGTGGGCCATTTCGGGCACCCTGGGTGCCCGCGTTGACCTGAAGTGGACGGCGCAGCCGGCCAGTCCGGGTCAGCTTCGCGCCGAGTGCGGCTGGCGCGCGCCCGCGGGCACCGGCGCCAAACTGGCGGCCGCGCTCAAGGCGTGGCCGATGCTCCGGTTCGAAGTCACCGAAGAGCCCAGCGCGGGCGTCGACGGCGAACGGTTCTGCTTCGCGCCCGGCCTCGGCCTGTGGCACGGCCGGACCAGCGCCAACGGCGACATCGTGGTGGGCGAGGACCAGCTGCGCGCGCTCGTCACCATGACCCGCGGCGGCGAATCCCTCGCGCACAAGCTGGACGAGCTCCTGGCCGCGAGCTGGGACGAGGCGCTCGAGCCGTTCCGCCACGCCGGCGACGGCGCGCCGGTGACCTGGCTGCACCAGGTCGGCTGA
- a CDS encoding beta-ketoacyl-[acyl-carrier-protein] synthase family protein → MSNIDVVITGLGATTPLGGDVTSTWDGLLAGASGVRAIEADWVEELQLPVKIGGQLAVEPTDVLPRVQARRMDRCEQVALIAARQAWADAGYSEPTDEHTDVDPDRLGVSIGTGIGGPVTLLTQNDLLHQQGLRKVSPLTVPMLMPNGPAAHVGIDLKARAGVHSPASACASGAEGIASGVEMIRSGRADVVIAGGAEACIHPITLAGFAQARTVSTRNDDPASASRPFDASRDGFVLGEGAGVVILERADLAKARGARVYATLAGHGITSDAYHITGNHPEGVGQIAAMRAAMKMAGVTPADVGHVNAHATSTVVGDIGEAAAIRNAIGEHVVVTAPKGSLGHLVGGAGAVEGIITILALYHGLVPATRNLTDLDPRVQLDVVAGEPRKVELTAAISNSFGFGGHNTALLFTPAA, encoded by the coding sequence ATGAGCAACATCGACGTCGTGATCACCGGTCTCGGCGCCACCACACCGCTCGGCGGGGACGTCACGTCCACCTGGGACGGTCTGCTGGCCGGGGCGAGCGGGGTTCGCGCGATCGAGGCCGACTGGGTCGAGGAGCTGCAGCTGCCGGTCAAGATCGGCGGTCAGCTGGCCGTCGAGCCGACCGATGTCCTGCCCCGGGTCCAGGCCCGCCGGATGGACCGCTGCGAGCAGGTCGCGCTGATCGCCGCCCGGCAGGCGTGGGCCGACGCCGGGTACAGCGAGCCGACCGACGAGCACACCGACGTCGACCCCGACCGCCTCGGCGTGTCGATCGGCACCGGTATCGGCGGCCCGGTCACCCTGCTCACCCAGAACGACCTGTTGCACCAGCAGGGTCTCCGCAAGGTGTCGCCGCTGACCGTGCCGATGCTGATGCCGAACGGCCCGGCCGCGCACGTGGGCATCGACCTCAAGGCGCGGGCCGGGGTGCACTCCCCGGCCTCGGCCTGTGCCTCGGGTGCCGAGGGCATCGCCAGCGGGGTGGAGATGATCCGCTCCGGGCGCGCCGACGTCGTGATCGCGGGGGGCGCCGAAGCGTGCATCCACCCGATCACGCTGGCCGGGTTCGCCCAGGCCCGCACGGTCTCCACGCGCAACGACGACCCGGCGAGCGCGTCGCGGCCGTTCGACGCCAGCCGCGACGGCTTCGTCCTCGGCGAGGGCGCCGGCGTGGTCATCCTGGAGCGCGCGGACCTGGCGAAGGCCCGCGGGGCGCGCGTCTACGCGACGCTCGCCGGGCACGGCATCACCTCGGACGCCTACCACATCACGGGCAACCACCCCGAGGGCGTCGGCCAGATCGCCGCGATGCGCGCGGCGATGAAGATGGCCGGCGTGACCCCGGCCGACGTCGGGCACGTGAACGCGCACGCGACGTCCACTGTGGTCGGTGACATCGGCGAGGCGGCGGCGATCCGCAACGCGATCGGCGAGCACGTGGTCGTGACGGCGCCGAAGGGCTCGCTCGGCCACCTCGTCGGCGGCGCCGGCGCGGTCGAGGGGATCATCACGATCCTGGCGCTCTACCACGGCCTGGTGCCGGCCACCCGGAACCTGACCGACCTCGACCCGCGGGTGCAGCTGGACGTCGTCGCGGGCGAGCCGCGCAAGGTCGAGCTGACCGCGGCGATCAGCAACTCGTTCGGGTTCGGCGGCCACAACACCGCGCTGCTGTTCACCCCGGCGGCCTGA
- a CDS encoding acyl carrier protein: MADNAEILAGLAEIVEEVAGVAQDDVTAEKSFVDDLDIDSLSMVEIAVQAEDKFGVKIPDDELANLKTVGDAVNYVSANSK, translated from the coding sequence ATGGCTGACAACGCTGAGATCCTCGCCGGCCTCGCCGAGATCGTCGAAGAGGTCGCTGGTGTGGCTCAGGACGACGTCACCGCCGAGAAGTCGTTCGTGGACGACCTGGACATCGACTCGCTGTCGATGGTCGAGATCGCCGTGCAGGCCGAGGACAAGTTCGGCGTCAAGATCCCGGACGACGAGCTCGCCAACCTCAAGACCGTGGGCGACGCGGTGAACTACGTGTCCGCCAACTCGAAGTAA
- a CDS encoding beta-ketoacyl-ACP synthase III, which yields MTDRPALSLNPGSRGSRVLGIGSAQPEKIVTNDDLSKIMDTTDEWIQSRVGIVERRFAEKDELLTDFAVAAGKAALEDAGVEPSEVDTVILPNCTMPTLIPNAAAQVAARIGIPSPGAFDLNAACAGFCYGLGVASDLIRAGSAKKVLVIGAEKLTDSVDPVDRANAIIFADGAGAAVVGASDEPQIGPVSWGSAGDLVDLIYMREEKYIYQEGQSVFRWATTKIAPIAMQALEVAGLKPSDVDVLIPHQANLRIVEAIAKKLRANGARDDMVVADDIKYSGNTSSASIPLALDHMRKAGTAKPGDLVLAVGFGAGLSYAGQAFVCP from the coding sequence GTGACCGACCGACCCGCCCTGAGCCTCAACCCCGGCTCCCGCGGCAGCCGCGTACTGGGCATCGGCAGCGCGCAGCCGGAGAAGATCGTCACCAACGACGACCTCTCGAAGATCATGGACACCACCGACGAGTGGATCCAGTCGCGCGTCGGGATCGTCGAGCGGCGGTTCGCCGAGAAGGACGAGCTGCTCACCGACTTCGCCGTCGCCGCCGGCAAGGCCGCCCTCGAAGACGCCGGGGTCGAGCCGTCCGAAGTGGACACCGTCATCCTGCCGAACTGCACGATGCCGACGCTCATCCCGAACGCCGCCGCGCAGGTGGCGGCCCGGATCGGCATCCCCAGCCCCGGCGCCTTCGACCTCAACGCCGCGTGCGCCGGCTTCTGCTACGGCCTGGGTGTCGCCTCGGACCTGATCCGGGCGGGCTCGGCCAAGAAGGTGCTGGTCATCGGCGCGGAGAAGCTCACCGACTCGGTCGACCCGGTCGACCGGGCCAACGCGATCATCTTCGCCGACGGCGCCGGCGCCGCGGTCGTCGGCGCGTCCGACGAGCCGCAGATCGGCCCGGTGTCCTGGGGCAGCGCGGGCGACCTGGTCGACCTGATCTACATGCGCGAGGAGAAGTACATCTACCAGGAGGGCCAGTCGGTCTTCCGGTGGGCGACCACGAAGATCGCGCCGATCGCGATGCAGGCGCTCGAGGTCGCCGGGCTCAAGCCGTCCGATGTGGACGTGCTGATCCCGCACCAGGCGAACCTGCGCATCGTCGAGGCGATCGCGAAGAAGCTGCGGGCCAACGGCGCCCGTGACGACATGGTCGTCGCCGACGACATCAAGTACTCCGGCAACACCTCGTCGGCGTCCATCCCCCTCGCGCTGGACCACATGCGCAAGGCCGGGACGGCGAAGCCCGGCGACCTGGTGCTGGCGGTCGGGTTCGGCGCGGGCCTGTCCTACGCCGGGCAGGCGTTCGTCTGCCCCTGA
- a CDS encoding ACP S-malonyltransferase, with protein sequence MTAAVLAPGQGSQAPGMFTPWLDLDGARERVAQWSDRAGLDLLFLGTEADADEIQDTAIAQPLIVALSLLTFEHLQATAPVPADAPVAGHSVGELAAAAIAGVLKPEDAVALAAVRGAEMAKACALEPTSMAAVMLGDPEQVVAWLEGQGLTAANRNGAGQIVASGAADTIAKIVAEPLEGTKIRALKVAGAFHTHYMAPAEEAMRAHAADLTPADPTRPLLSNADGTVVTSGAEYLARLVSQVTRPVRWDLTMDGLVGLGVTRTIELAPAGTLTGLVKRQLKGVVTTTTALKTPAELAALRQEDAS encoded by the coding sequence GTGACAGCAGCAGTCCTCGCTCCCGGCCAGGGGTCCCAGGCCCCCGGCATGTTCACGCCCTGGCTCGACCTCGACGGCGCGCGCGAGCGCGTCGCGCAGTGGTCCGACCGCGCGGGGCTCGACCTGCTCTTCCTCGGTACCGAGGCGGACGCCGACGAGATCCAGGACACCGCGATCGCGCAGCCGCTGATCGTCGCGCTGTCGCTGCTCACCTTCGAGCACCTCCAGGCCACCGCGCCGGTGCCCGCGGACGCGCCGGTCGCCGGCCACTCCGTCGGCGAGCTCGCGGCCGCCGCGATCGCCGGGGTGCTCAAGCCCGAAGACGCCGTCGCGCTCGCCGCCGTCCGCGGCGCCGAGATGGCGAAGGCGTGCGCGCTGGAACCGACGTCGATGGCCGCGGTCATGCTCGGCGACCCCGAGCAGGTCGTCGCGTGGCTCGAAGGGCAGGGCCTGACCGCGGCGAACCGCAACGGCGCCGGGCAGATCGTCGCCTCCGGTGCCGCCGACACGATCGCGAAGATCGTCGCCGAACCCCTCGAAGGCACGAAGATCCGCGCCCTCAAGGTCGCCGGCGCGTTCCACACGCACTACATGGCGCCCGCCGAGGAGGCGATGCGCGCCCACGCCGCCGACCTGACCCCGGCCGACCCCACCCGCCCGCTGCTGTCCAATGCGGACGGCACCGTCGTCACCAGCGGGGCCGAGTACCTGGCGCGGCTGGTCTCCCAGGTCACCCGGCCGGTCCGCTGGGACCTGACGATGGACGGCCTGGTCGGCCTCGGCGTCACCCGCACGATCGAACTCGCGCCCGCGGGCACCCTGACCGGCCTGGTCAAGCGGCAGCTCAAGGGCGTCGTCACCACTACCACCGCGCTGAAGACGCCGGCCGAGCTGGCGGCCCTGCGCCAGGAGGACGCCTCGTGA
- a CDS encoding PucR family transcriptional regulator, whose protein sequence is MDGTTAPRRVPKHHGLSAKTLRRLEHASGSLASASIAVMERRLPWFARLPADQRASVLLITQAGAAGFVDWLRDSKEALKLTTEAFRDAPAELSRWISLRQAVGMVRLAIEVFEEQLPEFAANEAERAALIEGILRYGREIAFAAANSYAAAAEARGAWDARLEALVVDGIVRGDAEESVLSRATALGWDPSAAATVLVGNPPSEDPPTVVFEVRSRAARVGRPVLLSVQGSRLVVVVGGPTEGGVKEREALTRMSVAFAEGPVVAGPTVPTLAEAHHSATEALSGLRAVVGWPGAPRPVRSGDLLPERALSGDAEAERLLVDTIARPLEEAGPTLQRTVEAYLESGGVLETCAKTLFVHPNTVRYRLRKAADLTGCQATDPRDALVLRIALTVGRLARARGLW, encoded by the coding sequence ATGGATGGAACCACCGCCCCGCGCCGGGTGCCGAAGCACCACGGACTGTCCGCGAAGACGCTCCGGCGGCTCGAGCACGCGTCCGGCAGCCTGGCGAGCGCGAGCATCGCGGTGATGGAGCGGCGGCTGCCCTGGTTCGCCCGGCTGCCCGCCGACCAGCGCGCGAGCGTCCTGCTGATCACCCAGGCCGGCGCGGCCGGCTTCGTCGACTGGCTGCGGGATTCCAAGGAGGCGCTGAAGCTCACGACCGAGGCGTTCCGCGACGCGCCGGCCGAGCTGTCGCGGTGGATCAGCCTGCGCCAGGCGGTCGGCATGGTGCGGCTGGCCATCGAGGTCTTCGAGGAGCAGCTGCCCGAGTTCGCGGCGAACGAAGCGGAACGGGCCGCCCTGATCGAGGGAATCCTCCGATACGGGCGCGAAATCGCCTTCGCGGCGGCGAATTCGTACGCCGCCGCGGCGGAGGCGCGCGGCGCCTGGGACGCCCGGCTGGAGGCACTGGTCGTCGACGGCATCGTCCGCGGCGACGCCGAGGAGTCGGTGCTCTCGCGGGCCACGGCGCTGGGCTGGGACCCCTCCGCGGCCGCCACGGTGCTGGTCGGCAACCCGCCGTCGGAGGACCCGCCGACGGTGGTGTTCGAGGTCCGCAGCCGCGCGGCCCGCGTCGGCCGCCCGGTGCTGCTGTCGGTGCAGGGTTCCCGGCTGGTCGTCGTGGTCGGCGGGCCCACCGAGGGCGGGGTGAAGGAGCGGGAGGCCCTGACCCGCATGTCGGTGGCGTTCGCCGAGGGCCCGGTGGTCGCCGGCCCGACGGTGCCGACACTGGCCGAAGCCCACCACAGCGCGACGGAGGCGTTGTCGGGCCTGCGCGCGGTGGTCGGCTGGCCGGGCGCGCCCCGCCCGGTGCGCTCGGGCGACCTGCTGCCCGAGCGCGCGCTGTCGGGCGACGCGGAGGCCGAGCGCCTGCTGGTGGACACGATCGCCCGCCCGCTGGAGGAGGCCGGCCCGACCCTGCAGCGCACGGTCGAGGCGTACCTGGAGAGCGGCGGCGTGCTGGAGACGTGCGCGAAGACGCTGTTCGTCCACCCGAACACGGTCCGCTACCGCCTCCGGAAGGCGGCCGACCTCACCGGCTGCCAGGCCACCGACCCGCGCGACGCCCTGGTGCTGCGGATCGCCCTGACCGTGGGCCGCCTGGCTCGCGCTCGCGGCCTCTGGTGA
- a CDS encoding ABC transporter ATP-binding protein — MTGLEIDGISKRYGDVVALREMTFDVRPGELFGFVGSNGAGKTTTMRIALGVLSADAGEVRYDGAPVTHETRRHIGYMPEERGLYPKMKVAEQLTYLARLHGMSTADARSSTGKWTERLGVAGRRDDEVQKLSLGNQQRVQLAAALVHEPRILVLDEPFSGLDPVAVDVMSQVLKEKAAEGVPVVFSSHQLDLVERLCDRVGIVRSGQMVAVGTVGELRVGGTTRLRVDVPEAADGWADGLPGVKVLGRTGAVTELELGEDADDQAVLKAALATGPVREFAREQPSLTELFRSVVTTEEVSA; from the coding sequence ATGACCGGTTTAGAGATCGACGGGATCTCCAAACGCTACGGCGACGTGGTCGCCCTTCGGGAAATGACGTTCGACGTCCGGCCGGGGGAACTGTTCGGTTTCGTCGGCAGCAACGGCGCCGGCAAGACCACGACCATGCGGATCGCGCTCGGCGTGCTGTCCGCCGACGCCGGCGAAGTCCGCTACGACGGCGCGCCGGTGACGCACGAAACCCGCCGCCACATCGGCTACATGCCCGAAGAACGCGGCCTCTACCCGAAGATGAAGGTGGCCGAGCAGCTGACGTACCTCGCCCGGCTGCACGGGATGTCGACGGCGGACGCGCGGTCGTCGACCGGCAAGTGGACCGAACGGCTGGGCGTCGCCGGCCGCCGCGACGACGAGGTCCAGAAGCTCAGCCTCGGCAACCAGCAGCGCGTCCAGCTGGCCGCCGCGCTGGTGCACGAGCCGCGGATCCTGGTGCTCGACGAGCCGTTCTCCGGCCTCGACCCGGTCGCGGTCGACGTGATGAGCCAGGTGCTCAAGGAGAAGGCCGCCGAGGGCGTGCCGGTCGTGTTCTCCAGCCACCAGCTCGATCTGGTCGAACGGCTCTGCGACCGCGTCGGGATCGTCCGGAGTGGACAGATGGTGGCCGTCGGCACGGTCGGCGAGCTGCGCGTCGGCGGCACGACGCGGCTGCGGGTCGACGTCCCCGAGGCCGCCGACGGGTGGGCCGACGGCCTGCCCGGGGTCAAGGTGCTCGGCCGGACGGGCGCGGTGACCGAGCTCGAACTGGGCGAGGACGCCGACGACCAGGCCGTGCTCAAGGCGGCGCTGGCCACCGGGCCGGTCCGCGAGTTCGCCCGCGAGCAGCCGTCGCTGACCGAGCTGTTCCGTTCCGTCGTCACCACCGAGGAGGTGTCCGCATGA